From the genome of Papaver somniferum cultivar HN1 chromosome 2, ASM357369v1, whole genome shotgun sequence, one region includes:
- the LOC113351589 gene encoding WUSCHEL-related homeobox 5-like, which yields MCNHSRWNPTKEQIDMLEGIYKAGITTPSAAEIQHMTSKLRMYGDIEGKNVFYWFQNHKARQRQRQVRHSYGSGYHDPRIHFKHQLLHNQISSSMGLAPPNTNGFLCSKFSPYCAPAGPSFIPPYAHQHQNPKVLLPPRSTVIARSASNIVNTRPADSQTLDYAVGNAENHYHETLPLFPIHPTGIRKSEDKEKDYSGFKNASLTTISLCTASTNRREDDADADANANANAAQKENGRRFLDFFATH from the exons ATGTGTAATCACAGCAGATGGAATCCAACAAAAGAGCAAATCGATATGTTAGAAGGAATTTACAAAGCAGGAATAACAACACCAAGTGCTGCAGAAATACAACATATGACAAGCAAGCTGAGAATGTATGGTGATATTGAAGGTAAGAATGTTTTCTACTGGTTTCAGAATCATAAAGCTAGACAGAGACAAAGACAAGTTAGACACAGTTATGGTTCTGGTTATCATGATCCAAGAATTCATTTCAAACATCAGTTACTTCATAATCAAATTTCATCttcaatgggtttagctcctcctAACACCAATG GTTTTTTATGTAGTAAATTTAGTCCGTATTGCGCACCAGCAGGGCCAAGTTTTATCCCTCCTTATGCTCATCAGCATCAAAACCCAAAGGTTTTACTTCCCCCAAGAAGTACTGTTATTGCAAGATCTGCAAGCAACATTGTCAATACCAGACCAGCTGATAGTCAAACATTAGATTATGCTGTTGGCAATGCTGAGAATCATTATCATGAAACATTACCATTATTTCCTATACATCCAACAGGGATTCGAAAATCtgaagacaaagaaaaagacTACTCAGGGTTCAAGAATGCTTCGTTGACAACAATTTCCTTATGTACCGCTAGTACCAATCGGCGAGAAGATGATGCTGATGCTGATGCCAATGCCAATGCCAATGCAGCACAAAAAGAGAATGGTCGACGATTCCTCGATTTCTTTGCAACTCATTAG
- the LOC113351590 gene encoding probable polygalacturonase At3g15720, with product MEMVLMVMDMKLYCIVLELVLLILNPNWSSKFCSIKPPVVDISIDVYDVVVQGGAVGDGVTDDSKAFQNVWTKVCRANSEFPDFVIPSGKSFLLSPITFKGPCRSPKLVIQVLGNIVAPNQISAWGNDSKHSWVDFSHIDGLTIHGPGLIDGQGLTWWNQSHVEERPTALKLDSCNRVKLSGLKHINSPRNHISIHNCTNVIVSNINITAPGTSHNTDGIDISWSTHIQIQDSFIGTGDDCIAINGGTSFVDIINLACGPGHGISVGSLGAKGATEIVENIHVENCTFTGTQNGVRIKTWQGGSGHARRIMFDQIKFVEVENPIVIDQYYCNAKHNCKNHTSAVEVSDVYYNRIYGTSKHHKNVINLRCSQDVPCTNIIMNQINIQSMDPHKNSTSFSYNAYGISNDTTPAVTLIS from the exons ATGGAAATGGTTCTAATGGTAATGGACATGAAG TTATATTGTATAGTTTTGGAATTAGTATTACTTATTCTAAACCCAAACTGGAGTAGCAAATTTTGTTCCATAAAACCACCGGTGGTCGACATATCAATTgatgtgtatgatgttgttgtcCAAGGTGGAGCGGTTGGAGATGGAGTCACCGACGATTCTAAG GCATTCCAAAATGTGTGGACGAAAGTTTGTCGAGCAAATTCAGAATTTCCAGATTTTGTTATACCCTCTGGAAAGAGTTTCCTATTGAGCCCTATAACATTCAAAGGTCCCTGCAGGTCTCCAAAGCTTGTTATACAG GTTTTGGGTAATATTGTTGCACCAAACCAAATTTCAGCATGGGGTAATGATTCAAAACATAGCTGGGTTGATTTTTCTCATATAGATGGGCTGACAATCCATGGACCTGGTCTGATTGATGGGCAAGGACTCACTTGGTGGAACCAATCTCAT GTAGAAGAGCGTCCAACT GCCTTAAAACTGGATTCATGCAACAGAGTGAAATTAAGCGGACTGAAACATATAAATAGTCCAAGAAATCATATCTCAATACATAATTGTACCAACGTAATCGTCTCCAACATCAATATAACTGCTCCTGGAACCAGCCATAATACGGATGGAATTGATATTAGTTGGTCGACACACATTCAAATCCAAGATTCTTTCATCGGAACCG GTGATGATTGCATAGCAATTAATGGTGGAACTTCCTTTGTAGATATCATTAATCTGGCATGTGGACCAGGCCATGGCATAAG TGTGGGAAGCTTGGGAGCCAAAGGAGCAACTGAAATTGTGGAAAATATACACGTCGAAAACTGTACATTCACAGGGACTCAAAATGGAGTGAGAATCAAGACATGGCAG GGGGGCTCAGGCCATGCAAGGCGTATCATGTTCGATCAAATTAAATTTGTAGAAGTGGAGAATCCAATTGTTATCGATCAATACTATTGTAATGCTAAACACAATTGCAAGAATCAC ACATCTGCTGTTGAAGTTAGTGATGTTTACTACAATAGGATTTATGGAACTTCGAAACATCACAAAAATGTTATCAACCTGAGATGCAGCCAGGATGTCCCTTGCACTAACATAATCATGAACCAAATCAACATCCAATCAATGGATCCACATAAAAACAGCACTTCGTTCAGCTACAATGCTTACGGAATATCTAATGATACAACACCGGCTGTAACACTCATATCTTAA